The following is a genomic window from Candidatus Zixiibacteriota bacterium.
AATTAATCCTAAAATATAGGCGCAATAGTGCGCGAGAACGTGTTTGTCCGCTGCCGCGGGTCGGCCTTTGTCCAAACTTGTAGCTGCGGAAAACCAAGCTGGAGAACATAATGAATATCTACGTCGGCAACTTGTCGTACCAAGCGACAGAAGAGGATATTCGCCAGGCCTTTGAAGCCTACGGGCAGGTCACAAACGTCAACATCATTAAGGACCGTTACAGCGGTGAATCCCGCGGTTTCGGTTTCGTTGAGATGGCATCCAAGGATGAAGGCTTAGCCGCCATCGAGGGTCTCAACGGAAAAGACCTCAAAGGTCGTGCTCTCAACATCAACGAAGCCCGTCCGCGTGAAGAACGCGGTGGCGGCGGCGGTGGTCGTAGAGACGGCGGTGGCGGTGGCCGTCGCGGCGGCGGTGGTCACGGTGGTGGCCGTCGTGAGGACTGGTAGAGTCTTCTTTTCATCTGCCGATCAATAGATTTTGGTCGACGACTTTTAAGGGGCCGGTTTCAACCGGCCCCTTTTTCTTGCGGCTGGCTTTGCCCCGCGCGACTCCCGATTTCCACTTGCGAAGATTAGCACCCCTTCCGTTGTGTCAGGTCCTGATTTCTGCTTGCAGAAATTGTGACCTGACACAGGAGCAAAACACCGTCAGGTGACATCCCGAAACTATCGGGACAACACCTGACGGAACCTGAGCCCGAAGGCGTAAACAAAGACGGAAATTCAAACCAGTTGTGTCGAAGGCTGATTTCTGCTTGCGGAAATTGTGACCGCCTCCGTTGTGTCAGGTCCTGATTTCTGCTTGCGGAAATTGTGACCTGATACATAACTTGGACTGCAGAAACAAAAGCCAAATCACCATCCGGCAAGAGGGAGAAAAGCTCATGAAATACGGCGCGAGAAACGAACTGATCGGCAAAGTTACCGAGATCAAAAAAGGGGACATCATGTGTCAGGTCAAACTCGATATCCCCGCCAATTCCAAAATGCAGTCAGTCTTCACGGTAGATTCACTCAATGACCTCGGCCTCAAAGAAGGCGACCCGGTCAAAGTGGTCGTTAAGGCCATCCATGTCCTGCTGGTGAAAGAATAGTCTACCGCCGGGCGGGCTACCGATTCGGCTCAAAAAAAGATTTTACAAATCGGCCGGAAGTTACGTCTTTGGAATGAAAACGATTTTAGCACATTGTCGAGGGAGGAACAATCTTGAGACACTATATCATATTGCTGGGCGTGGCGCTCATAATCGCCGCCGGATGTTCATCCGACAAGAGAGTTACGTATCAACCGATTGAAGAGCCTGATCCGTACCTGACCGCCGTAGCGGTCGATTCGATTGGCCAATCCTGGTATGCCGGCCATTACGCCGAACTGCGATACGTTGAAGTCACCGTGTTCACGACGGTAACCAGTCCCTGCTGGGAGTACAGTCACATCGAAACCAGTAACATCGGCCCAAATTACTACGTGAAGGTCTTCGTTGCTCGTGACAGTAGCGACTCCTGTCCAGCAGACACTACGGTGATTCCGGTGCGAATATTGATTACCCTGTCTTCGGAGACATTTGAAATGCCCGACTCCGTGTTTTTCTGGCAGGACGAGTCAACGTACCTTGAGGTAGAATACACCGGCGGAGGAATAGTTTGATCAGGCGCTCGCAGCCTTAGCTCGGCCCCTGCGATCCGCCAACTCCCGCTGAAACGGATTGCCTGCTTGCCAGCCGGTGCGGCCGGTCGCGCGGTAGTGCTCAAGCCTGCGAATCGTTATCTCGGCGAAAATCGGATCAATATCAAGCGTAATACACTTCCTGCCGGTGCGCTCGCAGGCCAGAAGGGTCGTGCCGGAATGACTGAAGAAATCCGTTACTATATCTCTTCTTCCAGATGACGCCTCGATGATCCGCTCAATCGCTTTCAGCGGTTTCTGGCCGTAACATCCGTTCACATTCTCCTGCATCCGGTAAAAGACCTGCTGTATATCCACCCATACATTCCCCGGACGTATATTAGGTGATTTCCCGCGTTCCAGATTCTCGGTCATCTCACCATTGACCTCTTTGTAGTATCCGCGAAGAATTTTCGGAATATCCGTGTATTGAACTTCAAACGACGGCTCCCCTTTGGTGTAGTACAGAAGCTCCTGACGAACCGCCATCCAGTTTTTCTGGGTACCATAGCCGCGCTGATTGCGCATAGTGATAAATGACCGCGACTGAAACAGAGTGCCCGCCATCATGAGCATGAACTGCGGCAGCGGCTGGAAATTATCGTTCTGATCCGCCCCCAGCCAGACATAGAGAGAGGAGTCATCGGATAGCACAGCGTATGTGTTATCAATCCACAGGCGGCACCAGTCGATGAATTCATCGACCGACTGTTTCTCGAACATCACCAGATTGTAGGGTGGGTCGTGTACCGCCAGAGTGGCGCGATGCGTACCGAATAGGCTTTTGATGAACTCGCTGTCGGCGGCATCACCACAGGCTACGATGTGACCATTCAGGGGGTCGTGCCAGGTATCGCCCGGTTTCAGGCGGCAATGCGGGAGAAGTTTTTCGCGGATTTCACCGGCGTTGATATCGAGCCTTGGCAGTACGTGATGTTCCATACCGCCAAGCAATGATATCAGCCGGATGGGTCAACAAAAATGATGAAGCTTGGTACCGGTTCTGTGTACGAGAACTCTCGCTGTGATCAGTAAAGCACGCCTGTCAGGCTGAACACGATCTGTGAGAACGTATCCTCGCCTTCGCCGTAGTCTATTTTGCCCGTGGCGAAGCTGGCGTATAACTCGATATGTCTGGTGATCTCATACCCGCTGCCGACCAGTATCCCCAAACCTGACGGCATCCCCCAGTCATCATCCGCGCCCTCAATACCCAGCGCCGCCGTAACGAACATCGAACGACCCGCAGGAGCGAAATAGCGCCGGTAGCCTACCCCCCAGAACCCCTGAAGATCCCTGTCGTCCCACGCGACAAGTGACCCATCGAGCGCTTCACGGTAGGCAGTCTGGGAGTAGATGGCGGCGTCTTGTATCAACAGCACGACATCGTTTTCATTGAACGCATATCCGGCCATCAAATTGACCACCAGACCGGAGCGTTCAAAATCTTCCGCCGGATTACCCTCCGTGCCTTTCAGCAGGGGCGCTGCCCCCAGCCCAAAGCCCAGAACGAGCCCTTTTCGGTTGCCGTCAAACGCCAACGCCTGACTCGCCATGAGCAGGACGGCAGCCACTATAAGAATTACTCTGGTCGCTTTCATCTCACCTCCGCTAACTACAATTTTTGGCAAACTAAATTTCCACCGAATAAGGCGCTAGTAGATCACACCCGTAAAACTGAGCATGAACTGCGAGAATGTATAATCGTGAGCATCGTGACTGGCCGTACCGGCAGCATAGCTCGCGTAGAATTCCAGATGTTTCGTGAATTCGATGCCTCCCCCGACCAACAGTCCAAAGCCGCTGATAAACCCTGTTTCTTCTTTGGACGCACGTTGCTCACCAAGCGCCGCCGTGACAAACAACGATCGCCCGGCTGGATCCATATACCGTCGGTACCCTATTCCCCGAAAACCTTGATAGTCCGTATCTCTGGTTTTGGAAAGCGATCCATCGAGCGCCTCGCGATAAATGGTTTCGGTATAAAAAACTCCGTCATGCACAACAAGCACAACGTCTTTCTCGCTGAGAGCATAACCGGCTATCACGTTTCCCGCGAAACCGCCTTGCGCAGATTCCTCCTCGGGATCATCCAATGAACCGTG
Proteins encoded in this region:
- a CDS encoding RNA-binding protein, with the translated sequence MNIYVGNLSYQATEEDIRQAFEAYGQVTNVNIIKDRYSGESRGFGFVEMASKDEGLAAIEGLNGKDLKGRALNINEARPREERGGGGGGRRDGGGGGRRGGGGHGGGRREDW
- a CDS encoding TOBE domain-containing protein; this translates as MKYGARNELIGKVTEIKKGDIMCQVKLDIPANSKMQSVFTVDSLNDLGLKEGDPVKVVVKAIHVLLVKE
- a CDS encoding site-specific DNA-methyltransferase, encoding MEHHVLPRLDINAGEIREKLLPHCRLKPGDTWHDPLNGHIVACGDAADSEFIKSLFGTHRATLAVHDPPYNLVMFEKQSVDEFIDWCRLWIDNTYAVLSDDSSLYVWLGADQNDNFQPLPQFMLMMAGTLFQSRSFITMRNQRGYGTQKNWMAVRQELLYYTKGEPSFEVQYTDIPKILRGYYKEVNGEMTENLERGKSPNIRPGNVWVDIQQVFYRMQENVNGCYGQKPLKAIERIIEASSGRRDIVTDFFSHSGTTLLACERTGRKCITLDIDPIFAEITIRRLEHYRATGRTGWQAGNPFQRELADRRGRAKAASA